In Agromyces sp. SYSU T00194, a genomic segment contains:
- a CDS encoding MMPL family transporter, giving the protein MALLLHRIGRFSYRRAWLVIVGWVVVLGALVGGGVALGGQLQESYAIPGTESQDALDTLEAVFPQTAGASANAIVQAPEGGIVESEPYRSAIEEMTDELEGVDGVASATSPFDEYAGNAVSGDGRTAYIQVQFDGQVTDVTDAQIEAVTDTAAVGEDAGLLVAFGGDVFQETEFGLTITEAFGVIFAAVVLVITFGSLLAAGMPLLGALVGVGVAFGGISIAAAFTTVSSTAPMLAVMIGLAVGIDYALFILSRHRTQLARGADPEDSAAEAVATAGGAVVFAGLTVIIALLGLLVVGIPFLSVMGLSAALAVLVAVLCATTLLPAVMGLAKGRLAPKPGGRTARRALAADEGGSRPLGRRWVDGVLKAPIVAALAVVGVLGVAAVPALSLDLNLPTSGSEPEGTPTREAYDLMAEGFGPGYNGPLVITVDITQTTDVFDDLDAIGARIAQLDGVEYVADGIPNATVDTAIIRVIPETAPDDPQTKALVESIRELEPEIADEFGTPIAVTGYTAISIDISNRLSDALIPFALIVVGLSVLLLMVVFRSLYVPLTAALGFLLSAFAAIGATVAIFQWGWFADLLHVEPGPILSFLPIILMAVLFGLAMDYQVFLVSGMREEYVRTGRPRQSVVHGFQHAARVVTAAALIMFFVFFAFVPEGSGVIKGIAFALAVGVAFDAFLVRMTLVPAAMALAGRAAWWLPVPLAKLLPDVDIEGEGLRHHLDDANWAARDGGAIGAEAAVFGLADEPIGPVDVAVPAGGVLHVTGAPAARRIVGATLAGRLDPVAGRLHVLGSPLPSDAPRVLRRVAIVDLPGAAADGHRTVREVVAERADAAAAWWRLAGASAATDRALDRLHASGVEVDPERPLGTLDPVARAAVQVTAALAEHPDLLVVELDDAVPAARHADWAALLDRLVPGAVTLVVGGADDTADALPTRRERRTLDLAPLTLDRKARLR; this is encoded by the coding sequence GTGGCACTGCTCCTGCACCGGATCGGCCGGTTCTCGTACCGGCGCGCCTGGCTCGTCATCGTCGGCTGGGTCGTCGTGCTCGGCGCGCTCGTGGGCGGCGGGGTCGCCCTCGGCGGCCAGCTCCAGGAGTCGTACGCGATTCCCGGCACCGAGTCGCAGGACGCGCTCGACACGCTCGAAGCCGTCTTCCCGCAGACCGCCGGGGCATCGGCCAACGCCATCGTGCAGGCGCCCGAGGGCGGCATCGTCGAGTCGGAGCCGTACCGGTCGGCCATCGAGGAGATGACCGACGAGCTGGAGGGCGTCGACGGCGTGGCATCCGCCACCAGCCCGTTCGACGAGTACGCCGGCAACGCGGTCTCCGGCGACGGGCGCACCGCCTATATCCAGGTGCAGTTCGACGGGCAGGTCACCGACGTGACCGACGCGCAGATCGAGGCCGTCACCGACACGGCGGCCGTCGGCGAGGATGCCGGCCTGCTGGTCGCGTTCGGCGGCGACGTGTTCCAGGAGACCGAGTTCGGCCTCACCATCACCGAGGCGTTCGGCGTGATCTTCGCCGCCGTCGTGCTCGTCATCACGTTCGGCTCGCTGCTCGCCGCCGGCATGCCGCTGCTCGGCGCGCTCGTGGGCGTGGGCGTCGCGTTCGGCGGCATCTCCATCGCCGCCGCGTTCACGACCGTGTCGAGCACCGCCCCCATGCTCGCCGTCATGATCGGGCTCGCGGTCGGCATCGACTACGCGCTGTTCATCCTGTCGCGCCATCGCACCCAGCTCGCGCGCGGCGCCGACCCCGAGGACTCGGCCGCCGAAGCGGTGGCGACGGCCGGTGGCGCCGTGGTCTTCGCCGGGCTCACTGTGATCATCGCGCTGCTCGGACTGCTCGTGGTCGGCATCCCGTTCCTGTCGGTGATGGGCCTGTCGGCCGCGCTCGCGGTGCTCGTGGCGGTGCTCTGCGCCACCACGCTGCTGCCTGCGGTCATGGGGCTGGCCAAGGGGCGCCTCGCGCCGAAGCCCGGCGGACGCACCGCGCGCCGCGCGCTCGCCGCCGACGAGGGCGGCTCGCGTCCGCTCGGCCGCCGCTGGGTCGACGGCGTGCTGAAGGCGCCGATCGTGGCCGCCCTCGCCGTCGTCGGGGTGCTCGGCGTCGCCGCGGTGCCGGCGCTGAGCCTCGACCTCAACCTGCCGACGAGCGGCTCCGAGCCCGAGGGGACGCCGACCCGCGAGGCCTACGACCTCATGGCGGAGGGCTTCGGCCCCGGCTACAACGGGCCGCTCGTCATCACGGTCGACATCACCCAGACGACCGACGTGTTCGACGACCTCGACGCGATCGGCGCCCGCATCGCCCAGCTCGACGGCGTCGAGTACGTCGCCGACGGCATCCCGAACGCCACGGTCGACACCGCGATCATCCGCGTCATCCCCGAGACCGCGCCCGACGACCCGCAGACCAAGGCGCTCGTCGAGTCGATCCGCGAGCTCGAACCCGAGATCGCCGACGAGTTCGGCACCCCGATCGCCGTCACCGGGTACACCGCGATCTCGATCGACATCTCCAACCGGCTCTCCGACGCGCTCATCCCGTTCGCGCTCATCGTGGTCGGGCTCTCGGTGCTGCTGCTCATGGTCGTGTTCCGGTCGCTCTACGTGCCCCTCACCGCGGCGCTCGGCTTCCTGCTGTCGGCGTTCGCCGCGATCGGCGCCACCGTGGCGATCTTCCAGTGGGGCTGGTTCGCCGACCTCCTGCACGTCGAGCCCGGGCCGATCCTCAGCTTCCTGCCGATCATCCTCATGGCGGTGCTGTTCGGCCTCGCGATGGACTACCAGGTGTTCCTCGTCTCCGGCATGCGCGAGGAGTACGTGCGCACCGGCCGGCCGCGGCAGTCGGTCGTGCACGGCTTCCAGCACGCCGCGCGCGTGGTGACCGCCGCCGCGCTCATCATGTTCTTCGTCTTCTTCGCGTTCGTGCCCGAAGGGTCGGGCGTCATCAAGGGCATCGCGTTCGCGCTCGCCGTGGGCGTGGCGTTCGACGCGTTCCTCGTGCGCATGACCCTCGTGCCCGCCGCGATGGCACTCGCCGGACGCGCCGCCTGGTGGCTGCCTGTGCCGCTCGCGAAGCTGCTGCCCGACGTCGACATCGAGGGCGAGGGGCTGCGCCACCACCTCGACGACGCGAACTGGGCGGCCCGCGACGGCGGGGCGATCGGGGCCGAGGCAGCGGTGTTCGGCCTGGCGGACGAGCCGATCGGCCCGGTCGATGTCGCCGTGCCCGCCGGCGGAGTGCTGCACGTGACGGGCGCGCCCGCGGCCCGGCGCATCGTCGGCGCGACGCTCGCCGGGCGCCTCGACCCCGTCGCCGGGCGCCTGCACGTGCTCGGCTCGCCGCTCCCGTCCGACGCACCGCGCGTCCTGCGTCGCGTCGCGATCGTCGACCTGCCCGGCGCCGCCGCGGACGGTCACCGCACCGTGCGCGAGGTCGTCGCCGAGCGGGCCGACGCGGCCGCCGCCTGGTGGCGGCTCGCCGGGGCATCCGCCGCCACCGACCGGGCACTCGACCGCCTGCACGCCAGCGGCGTCGAGGTCGACCCGGAGCGCCCGCTGGGCACGCTCGACCCCGTCGCGCGTGCCGCCGTGCAGGTGACGGCCGCCCTCGCGGAGCATCCCGACCTGCTCGTCGTCGAGCTCGACGACGCCGTGCCCGCGGCACGCCACGCCGACTGGGCCGCCCTGCTCGACCGCCTCGTTCCCGGCGCCGTGACCCTCGTCGTCGGCGGTGCCGACGACACCGCGGACGCACTGCCCACCCGACGGGAGCGCCGCACCCTCGACCTCGCCCCCCTCACGCTCGACCGGAAGGCCCGCCTCCGATGA
- a CDS encoding YhgE/Pip family protein has translation MTTALDQAGGRSAARRRTRLAIVIAAIVAVPLAVAGIVTAAIAGGDDQLEAIPAIVVNNDEMVTTTDDAGEEQVVLAGRLLVTELTGPDMAGFDWTISNDEEAADALADGSAYAVLTIPEDFSASISSVSGTDPTQAGLTIRTDDAHAYLTGSVAQSVGDAMSNAFGRAITEQVLAGLYGGLQTTAGSLGDAADGATQLADGVDGLASGLDGLASGADATADGVAATAGGAAATAAGAGEIAGGVDGLASGLDQLAGGVSASATGAADAAAGAHAYADGVGLYADGVDQVASGAAAFSAGVSDPAQGLDALTVGVTDYVGGVRTASDQFAQLAPQLEQVLAAADAAGVPGAAQLLGTPTATSQGLQALAVAGETGTPTQPGLVPSVTAAVDATQAGAADLADGAAQVAAGSGDVRGGADELASGLDALAGGLAQLSSASSGAAGGAVQLADGAWQLAGGADQLAGGASQLADGTRQLADGTSGAASGAGELSTGADALADGLVSGADEASAFAEIDPDATAAVIAEPVAMTAERANPIPTIGGAVGMFFLPVGLWVGALALFLFFRPVTPAELRSTAPTGRIVFRGLARAGVVGLAQAAVATVLLHVSLGVGWSMLPQTLAFAGLVALVFMALHAFLATWLGRLGMVVSLVLLAVQLLAAGGLFPVEILSAPFQAISPFLPLTWAVAGMQAIVAGVGGSAVAGPALVLAAFGVFGALGTALLVARRRGARAFGFASASLAGR, from the coding sequence ATGACCACCGCACTCGACCAGGCCGGCGGACGCTCCGCCGCCCGCCGCCGCACCCGGCTCGCGATCGTGATCGCCGCGATCGTCGCCGTGCCGCTCGCCGTCGCGGGCATCGTCACCGCCGCCATCGCCGGCGGCGACGACCAGCTCGAGGCGATCCCCGCGATCGTAGTGAACAACGACGAGATGGTGACCACCACCGACGACGCCGGCGAGGAACAGGTCGTGCTCGCCGGGCGCCTGCTCGTGACCGAGCTCACCGGGCCCGACATGGCGGGCTTCGACTGGACGATCTCGAACGACGAGGAGGCCGCCGACGCGCTCGCCGACGGCAGCGCCTACGCCGTGCTGACCATTCCGGAGGACTTCTCGGCGTCGATCTCCTCGGTGTCGGGTACCGACCCGACGCAGGCGGGCCTCACGATCCGCACCGACGACGCACACGCGTACCTGACGGGCTCGGTCGCGCAGTCGGTCGGCGACGCCATGTCGAACGCCTTCGGCCGCGCGATCACCGAGCAGGTGCTCGCCGGGCTCTACGGCGGGCTGCAGACGACCGCCGGTTCGCTCGGCGACGCGGCGGACGGTGCCACGCAGCTCGCCGACGGGGTCGACGGGCTCGCCTCGGGGCTCGACGGGCTGGCGAGCGGGGCGGATGCCACCGCCGACGGCGTCGCCGCGACGGCCGGAGGTGCGGCCGCGACCGCCGCCGGTGCAGGGGAGATCGCAGGCGGGGTCGATGGGCTCGCCTCCGGGCTCGACCAGCTGGCCGGTGGCGTGTCCGCCTCGGCGACGGGCGCTGCGGATGCCGCGGCGGGCGCCCACGCATACGCCGACGGGGTCGGCCTGTACGCCGACGGCGTCGACCAGGTGGCATCCGGCGCCGCGGCGTTCTCCGCCGGCGTGTCGGACCCCGCGCAGGGACTCGACGCGCTCACGGTCGGCGTCACCGACTACGTGGGCGGCGTGCGTACCGCCTCCGACCAGTTCGCGCAGCTCGCGCCGCAGCTCGAGCAGGTGCTCGCGGCGGCCGACGCCGCCGGCGTCCCGGGTGCGGCGCAGCTGCTCGGCACCCCGACCGCGACGAGCCAGGGCCTGCAGGCGCTCGCCGTCGCGGGGGAGACCGGCACGCCCACGCAGCCCGGACTCGTGCCGAGCGTCACCGCCGCGGTCGACGCCACCCAGGCGGGCGCGGCCGACCTCGCCGACGGCGCTGCGCAGGTCGCGGCCGGATCCGGCGACGTGCGCGGCGGCGCCGACGAGCTCGCGTCGGGCCTCGACGCGCTCGCCGGCGGCCTCGCGCAGCTGTCGTCGGCGTCGAGCGGTGCGGCCGGCGGTGCCGTGCAGCTCGCCGACGGGGCATGGCAGCTCGCGGGCGGCGCCGACCAGCTGGCCGGCGGCGCCTCGCAGCTCGCCGACGGCACGCGTCAGCTCGCGGACGGCACGTCCGGCGCGGCATCCGGTGCCGGGGAGCTGTCGACCGGCGCCGATGCGCTCGCCGACGGGCTCGTCTCCGGCGCCGACGAGGCGAGCGCGTTCGCCGAGATCGACCCGGATGCGACGGCCGCGGTGATCGCGGAGCCCGTGGCGATGACCGCCGAGCGCGCGAACCCCATCCCGACCATCGGCGGCGCGGTCGGCATGTTCTTCCTGCCGGTCGGCCTCTGGGTCGGCGCGCTCGCCCTGTTCCTCTTCTTCCGCCCGGTGACGCCCGCGGAGCTGCGCAGCACCGCGCCGACCGGGCGCATCGTGTTCCGCGGGCTCGCGCGCGCCGGCGTCGTCGGCCTCGCGCAGGCGGCCGTGGCGACCGTGCTGCTGCACGTGTCGCTCGGCGTCGGCTGGTCGATGCTGCCGCAGACGCTCGCGTTCGCCGGGCTCGTCGCGCTGGTCTTCATGGCGCTGCACGCGTTCCTCGCGACGTGGCTCGGCCGGCTCGGCATGGTCGTCTCGCTCGTGCTGCTCGCCGTGCAGCTGCTGGCGGCCGGCGGCCTCTTCCCGGTCGAGATCCTGAGCGCCCCGTTCCAGGCGATCAGCCCGTTCCTGCCGCTGACCTGGGCGGTCGCGGGCATGCAGGCGATCGTGGCCGGCGTCGGCGGCTCGGCCGTCGCGGGCCCGGCGCTCGTGCTCGCGGCGTTCGGGGTGTTCGGCGCGCTGGGCACGGCGCTGCTCGTGGCACGCCGCCGCGGCGCGCGCGCGTTCGGCTTCGCGTCGGCGTCGCTCGCCGGTCGCTGA
- a CDS encoding energy-coupling factor transporter transmembrane component T family protein, translating to MIGTVIPGTSVLHRMRPGVKLVLLAATVTVLAVLRDPVWLGVAFALSCGLVLLARLPVREAARQVAPVLWLLAIAVPVAAWFGTWTDAAAMGLRILTAVTLAAVFTMTTRVEALLDTVQAALRRVPWVDAERVGLVLALTIRCVPLLAQIVRDVLDARRARGAGRSLRAIAVPMIVRSLRTADAFGEALVARGYDD from the coding sequence GTGATCGGCACCGTCATCCCGGGCACCTCGGTGCTGCATCGGATGCGGCCGGGCGTGAAGCTCGTGCTGCTGGCCGCGACCGTGACCGTGCTGGCGGTGCTGCGCGACCCCGTGTGGCTCGGGGTCGCGTTCGCGCTGTCCTGCGGTCTCGTGCTGCTCGCGCGCCTGCCGGTGCGCGAGGCCGCGCGCCAGGTGGCCCCGGTGCTGTGGCTCCTGGCGATCGCGGTGCCGGTCGCGGCGTGGTTCGGCACCTGGACGGACGCCGCCGCGATGGGACTGCGCATCCTCACGGCGGTCACGCTCGCCGCGGTGTTCACCATGACCACGCGCGTCGAGGCGCTGCTCGACACGGTGCAGGCGGCCCTCCGCCGCGTGCCGTGGGTCGATGCGGAGCGGGTCGGCCTGGTGCTGGCGCTCACCATCCGCTGCGTGCCGCTGCTCGCGCAGATCGTGCGCGACGTGCTCGACGCGCGTCGTGCGCGCGGGGCCGGCAGGTCGCTCCGTGCGATCGCGGTGCCGATGATCGTGCGTTCGCTGCGCACGGCCGACGCGTTCGGCGAGGCCCTCGTCGCGCGCGGCTACGACGACTGA
- a CDS encoding YciI family protein codes for MPKYLMLKHYRGGRPALNPAPMDQLTPEEWAAHVGYMHDMEQRLVASGELVSSEGLAMDGAWIRFDGEGRPPVVDGPFAETKDLIAGWMLVEVDTYDRAVELAGELSAAPWAGGEPLGEWLEVREVMSAPPVDAP; via the coding sequence ATGCCGAAGTACCTGATGCTCAAGCACTACCGCGGTGGGCGACCCGCCCTGAACCCCGCGCCGATGGATCAGCTCACCCCCGAGGAGTGGGCGGCGCACGTGGGGTACATGCACGACATGGAGCAGCGCCTCGTCGCCTCCGGTGAGCTGGTCTCGTCGGAGGGGCTCGCGATGGACGGCGCGTGGATCCGCTTCGACGGCGAGGGCCGGCCGCCCGTGGTGGACGGCCCGTTCGCGGAGACGAAGGACCTCATCGCGGGCTGGATGCTCGTCGAGGTCGACACGTACGACCGGGCCGTGGAACTGGCCGGCGAACTGTCCGCCGCGCCGTGGGCCGGCGGAGAGCCGCTCGGCGAGTGGCTCGAGGTGCGCGAGGTGATGAGCGCGCCGCCCGTCGACGCTCCATGA
- a CDS encoding energy-coupling factor ABC transporter ATP-binding protein, with amino-acid sequence MTEIVFEQVRHRFGDVPVLDDVSLRLTERRIGIVGANGSGKSTLARMVNGLVQPTSGRVLVDGLDVARQGREVRRRVGFVFTDPDNQIVMPTVREDVAFTLRRHRLPTAEAAARVDEALDAFGLTDLADRPAHRLSGGQKQLLALASVLVARPEVLVADEPTTLLDARNARIVGEHLAALPQQLLMVTHQLDALHDFDRVIVVEAGRIVADDAPAAALDAYRELVG; translated from the coding sequence ATGACCGAGATCGTCTTCGAGCAGGTCCGGCACCGCTTCGGCGACGTGCCGGTGCTCGATGACGTCTCGCTGCGCCTGACCGAGCGCCGCATCGGCATCGTCGGGGCCAACGGCTCGGGCAAGTCGACCCTGGCGCGCATGGTCAACGGGCTCGTGCAGCCCACGTCGGGCCGGGTGCTCGTCGACGGGCTCGACGTGGCGCGGCAGGGGCGCGAGGTGCGCCGCCGGGTGGGCTTCGTCTTCACCGATCCCGACAACCAGATCGTCATGCCGACGGTGCGCGAGGACGTCGCGTTCACCCTGCGCCGCCACCGGCTGCCGACCGCCGAGGCGGCCGCGCGGGTCGACGAGGCGCTCGACGCCTTCGGTCTGACCGACCTGGCCGACCGGCCGGCGCATCGCCTCTCGGGTGGCCAGAAGCAGCTGCTCGCGCTCGCGTCGGTGCTGGTCGCCCGCCCGGAGGTGCTCGTGGCCGACGAGCCCACGACGCTGCTCGATGCGCGCAACGCGCGCATCGTCGGCGAGCACCTGGCGGCGCTCCCGCAACAGCTGCTGATGGTGACGCACCAGCTCGACGCGCTGCACGACTTCGACCGGGTGATCGTCGTCGAGGCCGGCCGCATCGTCGCCGACGACGCGCCTGCGGCGGCCCTCGACGCCTACCGGGAGCTGGTCGGGTGA
- a CDS encoding TetR/AcrR family transcriptional regulator gives MTTTTPAGRTRPSDELRLAALRHFAASGFGGASLQQIADDAGYAKSSVLYHFGSKEALLEAAVAPALEALDSVVGELEASDLDADAWVRFRERFIDVLLAHRLELFTFINHRTSLVGIPLCDRTDAVIRRLTDLIFAQRPNAEDRLRFGIALGGAAYALASGMTYRGETEFAQDDVVRPALNRIVGELLQPVTAQR, from the coding sequence GTGACCACGACGACGCCCGCGGGCCGCACGCGCCCGAGCGACGAACTGCGCCTGGCCGCCCTGCGGCACTTCGCGGCGAGCGGCTTCGGCGGCGCCTCGCTCCAGCAGATCGCCGACGACGCGGGCTACGCGAAGTCGAGCGTGCTGTACCACTTCGGGTCGAAGGAGGCGCTGCTCGAGGCGGCCGTCGCGCCCGCCCTCGAGGCGCTCGACTCGGTCGTCGGCGAGCTCGAGGCATCCGACCTCGACGCCGACGCCTGGGTGCGGTTCCGCGAACGGTTCATCGACGTGCTGCTCGCGCACCGGCTCGAGCTGTTCACCTTCATCAACCACCGCACCTCGCTCGTCGGCATCCCGCTGTGCGATCGCACCGACGCCGTCATCCGGCGGCTCACCGACCTCATCTTCGCCCAGCGTCCCAACGCCGAGGACCGGCTGCGCTTCGGCATCGCGCTCGGCGGCGCCGCCTACGCCCTGGCCTCCGGCATGACGTACCGCGGCGAGACCGAGTTCGCCCAGGACGACGTGGTCCGGCCGGCGCTCAACCGCATCGTCGGCGAACTGCTCCAACCCGTCACCGCACAGCGATAA
- a CDS encoding sugar phosphate isomerase/epimerase family protein, which yields MIPIGMSTTCVYPLPPADAFREAAEVGFDGVEVMVTQEETTQDASALLALADRHGLPVLSIHAPVLLLTHFVWGRDPRVKLERTAALARDTGADTVVVHPPFRWQAGYAEQFLDIVREISGEYGVHIAVENMFPWRVAGRNMKAYAPGPDPRAMDCDAVTLDFSHAALSGVDGREFAREVGGRLRHIHLCDGSGSSDDGRIFDEHLLPGRGTQPVAETLRDLADAGWDGQVAAEVNTRKARTEDERLELLRETLDFARLHTAPRPVASPVADEPD from the coding sequence ATGATCCCGATCGGCATGAGCACGACGTGCGTCTACCCCCTCCCGCCCGCGGACGCGTTCCGCGAGGCCGCGGAGGTCGGCTTCGACGGCGTCGAGGTGATGGTGACGCAGGAGGAGACGACGCAGGACGCCTCGGCGCTGCTCGCGCTCGCCGACCGGCACGGGCTGCCGGTGCTGTCGATCCACGCGCCGGTGCTGCTGCTCACGCACTTCGTGTGGGGCCGCGACCCGCGCGTCAAGCTCGAGCGCACGGCCGCGCTGGCGCGCGACACCGGGGCGGACACCGTGGTGGTGCATCCGCCGTTCCGCTGGCAGGCGGGGTACGCCGAGCAGTTCCTCGACATCGTGCGCGAGATCTCCGGCGAATACGGCGTGCACATCGCCGTGGAGAACATGTTCCCGTGGCGGGTCGCCGGCCGGAACATGAAGGCCTACGCGCCCGGGCCCGACCCGCGCGCGATGGACTGCGACGCGGTCACGCTCGACTTCTCGCACGCAGCGCTGTCGGGCGTCGACGGGCGCGAGTTCGCACGTGAGGTCGGCGGGCGCCTGCGGCACATCCACCTCTGCGACGGATCGGGCAGCAGCGACGACGGCCGCATCTTCGACGAGCACCTGCTGCCCGGTCGTGGCACGCAGCCGGTCGCCGAGACCCTGCGCGACCTCGCCGACGCCGGCTGGGACGGCCAGGTCGCCGCGGAGGTCAACACCCGCAAGGCGCGCACCGAGGACGAGCGCCTCGAACTGCTGCGCGAGACCCTCGACTTCGCGCGCCTGCACACGGCGCCGCGCCCGGTCGCCTCCCCGGTGGCCGACGAGCCCGACTGA
- a CDS encoding biotin transporter BioY encodes MRARSTVRDLAQIAVFAALIAGLSLPGAIPIGSLGVPITLQTLGVMLAGAILGARKGTLAVTTYVVLALIGLPILPGGRGGLAVFVGPTGGYLLGFILGAFVIGWGTARLLPRYRILPALLVTALGGIVAIYLVGVPWTAVSVGIPVDAAALGALAFIPGDVIKVVVTVLVAAAVHRAWPGIIEPKPWPWATAATEADAAGGATPAAASGDAAYAPPAERDDRPSA; translated from the coding sequence ATGCGTGCACGATCCACCGTCCGCGATCTCGCCCAGATCGCGGTGTTCGCCGCCCTCATCGCCGGCCTCAGCCTGCCGGGCGCGATCCCCATCGGGTCGCTCGGCGTGCCGATCACCCTCCAGACCCTCGGCGTCATGCTCGCCGGCGCGATCCTGGGGGCCCGCAAGGGCACCCTGGCCGTCACGACGTACGTCGTGCTCGCCCTCATCGGCCTGCCGATCCTGCCGGGCGGCCGCGGCGGCCTGGCGGTCTTCGTCGGCCCGACGGGCGGCTACCTGCTCGGGTTCATCCTGGGCGCCTTCGTCATCGGCTGGGGCACCGCGCGCCTCCTCCCCCGCTACCGCATCCTGCCCGCGCTCCTCGTGACCGCGCTCGGCGGCATCGTCGCGATCTACCTGGTCGGCGTGCCGTGGACCGCGGTCTCGGTCGGCATCCCGGTCGACGCCGCCGCGCTCGGCGCGCTCGCGTTCATCCCGGGCGACGTCATCAAGGTCGTCGTGACGGTGCTCGTCGCCGCAGCCGTGCACCGCGCCTGGCCGGGCATCATCGAGCCGAAGCCCTGGCCGTGGGCGACCGCGGCCACGGAAGCGGATGCCGCGGGCGGGGCCACGCCCGCAGCAGCATCCGGCGACGCCGCCTACGCCCCTCCCGCCGAGCGGGACGACCGCCCGTCGGCATGA